Part of the Streptomyces sp. NBC_00457 genome, TGGACCAGCTCGGACTCGAACACGGACTGGACCTCAGATACGACAAGACATCCGTGACCCGATGGCTGCGCGGCCAGCAGCCCCGGGGGACGACGCCCGCACTCATCGCCGAGGTGTTCACCCGGCGGCTCGGGCGGCGGCTCACCGCCCAGGATCTCGGCCTCGACGCCTGTGCGCCGGTGTACGCCGGGCTGGAGTTCGCCGGCACTCCCGAGGAGGCCGTCGACATCGTCAGCGGGCTGTGGCGCAAGGACTCCGGCAGCCACGCCGAGCTGCGCAAGATCGCGTTCACCGCGGCCGGGCTCGTCGTGCCCAGCCGGGACTGGCTGATCGGCCGCGCCGACGACAGGGTGGCCCGCGGCGAGCAGCCCGCCCGCGTCCCCGCGCAGGGCCGCCCGGTACTGCCCCGCCAACGCGGCCAGGCCGATCGCGGCCCCGGCCAGCGGGTCACCGGCGGTGACATCGCCGCCCTCCGCTCGGTCGGCGAGCTGTTCCGCACCCTGGACGACATGTACGGCGGCGGCCACGCCCGGCAGGCCCTCGTGCGCTATCTGGAGCACGAGTGCGAGCCGATGCTGCGCGGCACGTACGGCGAGCAGACCGGCCGCCGCCTGTTCGCGGCCGCCGCCGATCTGACCCGGCTCGCGGGCTGGACGTCGTACGACATCGCCGCGCACGGGCTCGCCCAGCGGTACTTCGTGCAGGCGCTGCGACTTGCGCAGGCGGCGGCGGACCGGGCGTACGGCTCGTTCGTGCTGATCACCATGAGCCGGCAGGCCGTGTATCTCGGGCACGGGCGGGAGGCCGTACAGCTGGCGCGGGTGGCGCAGCAGGGGGTCGGGACGACCGCGCCGCCCGTCGTGCAGGCGCTGCTGCACGCGGTCGAGGCGCGAGGGCATGGGGTGCTCGGGGAGGTGCGGGCGTGCACGGCCTCGCTGGTGCGGGCCGAGCGGGCGCTGGAGGCGGCTCGGCCCGGCGATGAAGTGCCGCACTGGGCGCGGTTCTTCGACGAGGCGCAGCTCGCGGATGAGTTCGGGCACTGTCATCGGGATCTGCAGCAGTTCCGTGCGGCGGCTCAGCATGCGGAGCGGTCGTTGCAGTTGCGTGCGCCGGCGTATGCGCGCAGTCGGTTGTTCTGCCGGGTGGTGCTTGCGTCTGCGCGGCTCGGGCTGGGGGAGCTTGATCAGGCGTGCGCGTTGGGGGCGGAGGCGGCGGGGGCGGCGGCGGAGATGCGGTCGGTGCGGGCGGTGGAGTATGTGCGGGACTTTGAGCGGCGGTTGGAGCCGTATAAGGATGCGGCGCCAGTGCGGGGTTATCGGGACAAGGTGGCGGCGTTGGGGTAGCCACTCGCCGTAACTCCGGTCGTTGAGTTCCTGGTGCGGGTTCGTTGTGGTTGATCGCGCCCACGCGGCGGAGCCGCAAATCGATACAGCCCCGCGCCCCTGACGGCGTTTTAAGCGGCCTGTGTTGTGGGGTGCGGGTCCGCCCTGTGCATCGACCCTGTTGCTCCCAAGTCCGTCAAGATTGCCTTTGAGGCCCTGTGGGCTGAGTGGAGGGCGCCCTGGACCGTGCTGGTGTCTCGGTGGTCGCCGCAGACGTAGAGGCCTGCCAGGAGGCGTACGGGGCGGCGTAGGTCGTGTGGGGGGCTCATGGTGGGGACGGCCTCGGCTGTGTGGTGGACGGCGAGGGTTTCCCAGCGGGTGGTGGGGGTGCCGTAGAGGCGGGAGAGGTGCGTGCGTACGGCCGTGTCGGTGTCCGGTGGGGGTGTGCCGAGGAGCGTCGAGGAGATCAGGGCGCGGTCTGCGGGGGCCCGGGTGGGGTCGATCTCGCTGACCACCGCCGTGTGGGCCACCGGGCCGCCGCGGTCGGCGTCGAGGAGGAGGGAGGGGCCGGTCTCCGGCGGCTCGTCCGTGGTGTGGTGGATCACCGTGACCGGGTGGAAGCCGGGGACGCGCAGGCCGGGCAGGAGGTCGGCGGCGGTGCGGGCGTCGGTGGCCACCAGGACGGCCCGGCAGGGGAACTCGCCGTGCTCGGCGGTGGTCACCGAGGTCGTGGCGACCGACGTGACGCGTACGCCGGTGTGCACGGTGCCCGGCGGCAGCGTCCGGGCCAGCAGCTCCGGCAGCATCTCGGCGCCGCCCTCCGGTACGCACAGCCGCCCGCCGGCGAAGGCCCGCAGGGCGAGGTCAGCGCAGCGGCTGGACGTGGTCAGCTCCGGGTCGCACAGCAGGGCGGCGAGCAGCGGACGCAGGAAGCCGTCGATCGTGCGCGCGGGGAGGCCTCGGGCGGCGAGGGCCTCGCCGGCCGGCAACTCGGGGCGGGACAGCAGCCGTTCGACGGGCGTGCCCGCGAGCCGGGCGAGCGAGGCGGCGAGACGGGCCTGGTCGACGGCGGTGCCGAGGGGGGCGCCGGTCCGGGGGCGCGGGGCGGTCGTACGGTTCCGGGGGGTGCCCGGCGGTGTGCCGCGGCCCAGGGGCGCGGATGTCGGCAAGGCGCGCATGGAGTTCGGCAGGGGGGCGCTCGCCAGGGCGCGCACGGCGTGGAGTGCGCCCCTTGCGCCCCCTCCGTTCGCCGGGGCGCCCGCGCGGTGGCGCACTCCGCCGCTGTGCACCAGGACACCCGGCGCGAACGAGCGCAGGACCAGTGCGTCGAGCCCTGGGGTGAGGTCGAGTTCGGGATACGACGTGGACAGCAACTGTCCTATGCGGTCGAGCCGGAAGCCGTCGACCTTCTCGGTCGACATCCGGCCGCCCACGTAAGGGGCGGCCTCCAGGACCGCGGTCGTTACTCCTGCGCTGGTCAGCCGATGAGCCGCCGAGAGGCCGGCGACCCCGGCTCCCACGATGACGACGTCCGCCTGGTACGCGGGCTCAAGCACGTGCCCCTCCTCGAGGTTGCGCGGCCGGTGGAGACGTCATGCCCCCAACAGACTCCGGGGATACCCGAGTTCGGCTCGAGGTTAGGGCGCTGATCGGCCAAATGAAGTCGCGCATCGACCGGGCACGGTCGCACGACGGTCGCATGCGAGCAGCGAGGGGCCGTAAGCCTCACAGTGCGGCCCGGATCGCTCCCTCGATGTCCGGGAACGCGAACGTGAAGCCCGATTCCAGCAGCCGGGTCGGCCGCACCCGGGCGCTGCCCAGCACATCCCCGGCCATCTCGCCGAGCACGGTGCGCAGCACGGGCGCGGGCGCCGTGAAGAGGGTCGGCCGGTGCAGCACGCGTCCCATCGCCGCGGTGATCTCGCCGTTCGTCAGCGGCTCCGGGGCGGTCACGTTGAACGGCCCGGACAGTCCGTCGGTGTCGATGAGATGGCGGATCGCGGCCACCTCGTCGTGCAGCGAGACGAACGACCAGTACTGCCGTCCGTCGCCCATCCGCCCGCCGAGCCCGGCCTTGAACAGCGGGAACAGCTTGGCCCAGGCACCGCCCTCGCGGGCCACCACAAGTCCCGTGCGAGGGAACACCGTTCGTACGCCCGCCTGCTGCGCGGGGGCCGCCGCGCCCTCCCACTCCACGCACAGCTCGGGCAGGAAACCCTCCCCGTGCGGGGCGCTCTCGTCGACCGGGCGGTCGCCCGTCTCGCCGTAGAAGCCGATCGCGCTGCCGTTGACGAAGACCCGCGGCGGGGTGTCCAAGGAGGCGATGGCCTCCGCCAGCGCCGAGGTGCCCAGGGCCCGGCTGCGGCGGATCCTCGTCTTGTACGCGTCCGTCCAGCGCCGGCTGCCGACTCCGGCGCCCGCGAGGTTGACCACGGCGTCGCAGCCGGTGAGGCCGGCTGTGTCCACCCGCCGTGCCTCGGGGTCCCAGTGGACCTCGTCCCGCGCCCGGGGCGCGCGGCGCACCAGGCGTACCACCTCGTGTCCGTCCGCGGTCAGGGACCGCACCAGGGCACTGCCGATCAGGCCGGACGCACCGGCCACCGCGATTCGCGAACGCTCCATGGGGACCAGCATGACCGCAGGGATGCGGCAAAGCGCGGACGGGGGCATGGGCGGAGCCGGCTCGGGGTGCCGTCATAGGGTGGCCGCCATGCCAGTCCCGTACATACGCCACGCGACCCTCGACGACGAAGAGACGCTCGGCCGCCTCGACCGGGTCACCTGGTCGACGCTGCACTCCGTCCAGCCGCGCCCCCAGCCGCCGTACGAGCCCTTCTACAACGACCGGTTCGGGCCGCGCGACCATCTCGTCGCCGAGTTCGACGGGGCTGTCGTCGGCTACATCCGGCTGGGGTTCCCGACGCCGCTCGTGTGCAACTCCCACGTCCGCCAGATCCAGGGTCTCGTGGTCGCCGAGGAGGCGCGCGGCGCCGGAGTCGCGCGGGCGCTGCTGCGGGCCGCACAGGACGAGGCACGGCGGCAGGGGGCCCGCCGCATCACCCTCCGCGTCCTTGGCCACAACACCGCGGCCCGCAAGCTCTACGAGTCGGAGGGCTTCGCGGTGGAGGGCGTACTGCCGGAGGAGTTCTTCCTGGCCGGCGAGTACGTGGACGATGTGTGCATGGGGCGCAGTCTGAGGTAGCTCCGCCTGACTACGTCGTGACCAGCTCGCCCGTGTCCACCGCTGCCGTCGCGTCCGCCGCGCGGCGGGCGTCCTCCGCGACCTCGTCGGCGGTGAGGACGTAGCCCGTCTGCGCGTCCGAGGTGGAGCGGGCGAAGACGACGCCGTACACCCGGCCGTCGGTGGTCAGCAGCGGGCCGCCGGAGTTGCCGGGGCGGACCGTCGAGCGGACCGAGTAGATCTCACGGGTCACCGTGTCGTTGTTGTAGATGTTCTGGCCGGTCGCCCGCACCCGGTTGGCGACGGTCGCCGCCTGGAGGTTGAGGTCGCCGCCCTCCGGGTAGCCCGCGACCACCGCCGCGTCACCGCGCGCGGCCTCGTCGTCGAACCGCAGGACGGGGGCGCGCAGATCGGGCACGTACAGCACGGCCACGTCCTTCTCCGGATCGAAGAGCACGACGCGCGACTCGTACGACCGCCCGACCCCGCCGACCCGGACGCTCGGGTCGTCGATGCCGGCCACCACGTGGGCGTTGGTCATCACATGCTCGTCGGCGTAGACGAAGCCGCTGCCCTCGCGGCCCTGGGTGCCGGCGACGCCCTCGACCTTCACCGTGCTGAGCTTGGCGGCGTTGGTGGCGCTGGCGGTGACGCTGTCGCCGGACGGCTCGGCGACCTGGGCCGTCGACTCGCTCTCGAACGGGTTGAAGACCTGCGGGAAGCCCGCCTCGGTCAGCGCGGACGTGGCCCGGGAGAACCAGGCGGGCGTCGCCTCGGGCATGGTGTCCTGCACCGCCCCGAGCAGCCGGGAGTCCCGGATCGCGGTGGTGACCAGCGGGGACGAGGACGCGCCCAGGACGCTCGCGGCCACCCACGCCACGATCAGCACGGCCACCGAGTTCGCCACGGCGCCGCCCACTCCGTCGGCCACCCGCAGCGGCCCCTGGTCCAGCTCCCGCCGCAGCCGCAGGGCGAGGCGGCCCGCCAGTTCATGGCCGACCACCGCGGGGACCAGCACCGTGAGCACGGCGGTCACCGTCGCCGTCGTCGTACCCGGCTCCGCCAGGTCCACCATCCACGGCAGGATCCACACGCCGATCACCGCACCGCCGACGAAGCCGGCCAGTGAGACACAGCCGGCCACCAGTCCGCGCCGGTAGCCGGACGCCGCGTAGGCCAGGATCAGCAGCAACAGCAGGATGTCGAGCAGGTCCACCAGGCCGCCTTTCTCTCGGACCCCTTAATACGCGAGGAAGGGGCCCAGTGATCAGCCATGCGCTCCGCGGGTTGGGCCGCGTTTGGCCGTCGGTCGTCTGCGGGTTCGTTGTGGCTTGTCGCGCAGTTCCCCGCGCCCCTTCGGGGCCCCCTAGTCCCTAGCCATGCGTGCGTGTACCCGCAAAAACGTCCCGGACCCGGACGTTGGTTCCACCAGGTGGCACAGCACACATCGCGGGCGGAAGGGATCCGGCCGACAGTGAGGTCATGCGTGTCTTCCGAAGGGCACGAGGGTCGCGAAGACGCCGTGCCGTACGCACACCGCACATCGCCGTCCCCATACCGGATGCCGTCCGGGTGCTGCTCGGCGCTCTGCCCGGGCTGGCCGCGGTCGCCGCGCTGGCGCTGTGCGCGAGCGGTGTGGAGCGGACCGGCGGCGCGTCCGCACGGCCGGTCGCGGCCCGGTCCGCCACCACGCCGTACTCCGCGGCGAAGCCGCACATCGTGCTGAGGGCGGCCTGGCTGGACGGCAGCGCGCGGCGTACCCAGCCGCCGCCGCGCTACGACCCCAAGGTCGTCGCCGTCTTCGTCCACCACACCGACTCGCCCAACGGCTACGCCTGCGCCGACGCGCCCCGCATAATCCGCCACCTGTACGCGGGCCAGACCGGCTCCCGGCAATGGGACGACATCGGCTACAACTTCCTCGTCGACCGCTGCGGCACGATCTACGAGGGCCGCGCGGGCGGCGTCGACCGCCCGGTCACCGGCGCCCACACCCAGGGCTTCAACCACGGCACCACCGGCATCGCCGCCCTCGGCACCTTCACGGCGGGCGTGCCCGTGCCGCAGGCCATGACCGACGCGATCGCCCGCCTCGCCGCCTGGAAACTGGGCCTGTCCGGAATCGACCCGCGCGCGGACGTGCCGCTGGTCTCGAGCAACGGCCTCAGCCGGTACGCGGCCGGAACGACCGCCCGGCTCCCCGCCCTCGCGGGCCACAAGGACGGCTTCATGACGAACTGCCCGGGCGCCGCCCTCAGCGCGCTGCTCCCGCAGATCAGGCAGACGGCGGCCTCCTTGCAAGGCAGATGAGCAGGGCAGATGAATGGCTTGATTCACCTGCGTCCCAGGTAGGCCTTCACCGCCCGCTGCAGCACCTTGCCCTGGGTGCCCACCGGCTTCTCCCACTCCCCGAGGTACTCCACGGCCATGCCGCCCGCCCCCGTCTTGAACAGCAGCCGGCCGAGCAGCCGGCTCTCGGTGAGGGTGGGGGTGATCGCGCGCAGGTCGTACGTCTCGGCGTTGGCCGCCCACGCGTCGTACAGCATCCGCCACAACAACGCGCTGCTGGGCCGCAGTTGACGGCCCCGGCGGCCGGAGGCGGCGTACGAGTGCCAGGACCGGGAGCCGACATTGATCATGAACGCGGCGGAGAGGACCTCCCCGTCGTACTCGGCGAGATAGAGGCGCACCCGGTCGCCGTCCTCCGCGTTCAGGGCCTTCCACATGCGCTGGAAGTAGTCCAGCGGGCGGGCCTTGAAGCCGTCGTGGGCGGCGGTCGCGGTGTACAGGCGGTGGAACTCGGGCAGATCGCCGCCGGTGCCCGTGACGACCCGGACGCCCGCCGACTCGGCGGTGCTCAGAGCCTGCTCCCAGTGCGGGGCGAGGGCGGCGCGCAGATCGTCCACCGAGCGCTCCTGCAGCGGGATCAGACAGCCGAACCGCGGCTGCCCCAGGCCGAAACCACTGCCCTCGTCCTCCTCGCAGCGCCGCCACCCGAGCTGCCGCAGCCGTTCCCCGGCGTCCAGCGCGAACCCGTCTATGTCGGCCGCGGGCAGTTCCCGCAGATGCCGTACGGCGG contains:
- a CDS encoding GNAT family N-acetyltransferase is translated as MPVPYIRHATLDDEETLGRLDRVTWSTLHSVQPRPQPPYEPFYNDRFGPRDHLVAEFDGAVVGYIRLGFPTPLVCNSHVRQIQGLVVAEEARGAGVARALLRAAQDEARRQGARRITLRVLGHNTAARKLYESEGFAVEGVLPEEFFLAGEYVDDVCMGRSLR
- a CDS encoding peptidoglycan recognition protein family protein encodes the protein MRVFRRARGSRRRRAVRTPHIAVPIPDAVRVLLGALPGLAAVAALALCASGVERTGGASARPVAARSATTPYSAAKPHIVLRAAWLDGSARRTQPPPRYDPKVVAVFVHHTDSPNGYACADAPRIIRHLYAGQTGSRQWDDIGYNFLVDRCGTIYEGRAGGVDRPVTGAHTQGFNHGTTGIAALGTFTAGVPVPQAMTDAIARLAAWKLGLSGIDPRADVPLVSSNGLSRYAAGTTARLPALAGHKDGFMTNCPGAALSALLPQIRQTAASLQGR
- a CDS encoding TIGR01777 family oxidoreductase, whose translation is MERSRIAVAGASGLIGSALVRSLTADGHEVVRLVRRAPRARDEVHWDPEARRVDTAGLTGCDAVVNLAGAGVGSRRWTDAYKTRIRRSRALGTSALAEAIASLDTPPRVFVNGSAIGFYGETGDRPVDESAPHGEGFLPELCVEWEGAAAPAQQAGVRTVFPRTGLVVAREGGAWAKLFPLFKAGLGGRMGDGRQYWSFVSLHDEVAAIRHLIDTDGLSGPFNVTAPEPLTNGEITAAMGRVLHRPTLFTAPAPVLRTVLGEMAGDVLGSARVRPTRLLESGFTFAFPDIEGAIRAAL
- a CDS encoding MarP family serine protease, whose translation is MDLLDILLLLLILAYAASGYRRGLVAGCVSLAGFVGGAVIGVWILPWMVDLAEPGTTTATVTAVLTVLVPAVVGHELAGRLALRLRRELDQGPLRVADGVGGAVANSVAVLIVAWVAASVLGASSSPLVTTAIRDSRLLGAVQDTMPEATPAWFSRATSALTEAGFPQVFNPFESESTAQVAEPSGDSVTASATNAAKLSTVKVEGVAGTQGREGSGFVYADEHVMTNAHVVAGIDDPSVRVGGVGRSYESRVVLFDPEKDVAVLYVPDLRAPVLRFDDEAARGDAAVVAGYPEGGDLNLQAATVANRVRATGQNIYNNDTVTREIYSVRSTVRPGNSGGPLLTTDGRVYGVVFARSTSDAQTGYVLTADEVAEDARRAADATAAVDTGELVTT
- a CDS encoding lipid II:glycine glycyltransferase FemX; its protein translation is MTSPYVREITREDHLAHLRLHPDASHLQIPEWADVKPGWLGQSVGWFEGESLVATALVLYRPLPGTRRFLAYLPDGPGIDWRTPRLELWLDPLVAHLEREGAFAVRIGPPVVVRCWDPSVVAAGVADPAVRHLRELPAADIDGFALDAGERLRQLGWRRCEEDEGSGFGLGQPRFGCLIPLQERSVDDLRAALAPHWEQALSTAESAGVRVVTGTGGDLPEFHRLYTATAAHDGFKARPLDYFQRMWKALNAEDGDRVRLYLAEYDGEVLSAAFMINVGSRSWHSYAASGRRGRQLRPSSALLWRMLYDAWAANAETYDLRAITPTLTESRLLGRLLFKTGAGGMAVEYLGEWEKPVGTQGKVLQRAVKAYLGRR
- a CDS encoding NAD(P)/FAD-dependent oxidoreductase, whose product is MLEPAYQADVVIVGAGVAGLSAAHRLTSAGVTTAVLEAAPYVGGRMSTEKVDGFRLDRIGQLLSTSYPELDLTPGLDALVLRSFAPGVLVHSGGVRHRAGAPANGGGARGALHAVRALASAPLPNSMRALPTSAPLGRGTPPGTPRNRTTAPRPRTGAPLGTAVDQARLAASLARLAGTPVERLLSRPELPAGEALAARGLPARTIDGFLRPLLAALLCDPELTTSSRCADLALRAFAGGRLCVPEGGAEMLPELLARTLPPGTVHTGVRVTSVATTSVTTAEHGEFPCRAVLVATDARTAADLLPGLRVPGFHPVTVIHHTTDEPPETGPSLLLDADRGGPVAHTAVVSEIDPTRAPADRALISSTLLGTPPPDTDTAVRTHLSRLYGTPTTRWETLAVHHTAEAVPTMSPPHDLRRPVRLLAGLYVCGDHRDTSTVQGALHSAHRASKAILTDLGATGSMHRADPHPTTQAA
- a CDS encoding regulator, which codes for MTERPAQRTPNRQLAALIAEAGFSNAGLARRVDQLGLEHGLDLRYDKTSVTRWLRGQQPRGTTPALIAEVFTRRLGRRLTAQDLGLDACAPVYAGLEFAGTPEEAVDIVSGLWRKDSGSHAELRKIAFTAAGLVVPSRDWLIGRADDRVARGEQPARVPAQGRPVLPRQRGQADRGPGQRVTGGDIAALRSVGELFRTLDDMYGGGHARQALVRYLEHECEPMLRGTYGEQTGRRLFAAAADLTRLAGWTSYDIAAHGLAQRYFVQALRLAQAAADRAYGSFVLITMSRQAVYLGHGREAVQLARVAQQGVGTTAPPVVQALLHAVEARGHGVLGEVRACTASLVRAERALEAARPGDEVPHWARFFDEAQLADEFGHCHRDLQQFRAAAQHAERSLQLRAPAYARSRLFCRVVLASARLGLGELDQACALGAEAAGAAAEMRSVRAVEYVRDFERRLEPYKDAAPVRGYRDKVAALG